The DNA segment GCTTTCCTGGAAGGAATGCCTTTGGCAAAAGATCCGCACAACGCCCTGATTTTTGGAATTTCATTACACCATATTCCTGCAGCCTTTGCACTGGCCAGCATCCTGATGCAAAGTAAATTTAACAGAAGCAACGTGCTTTTTTACATCAGCATCTTTGCAATCATGGCCCCGCTTGGTTTTTATGTAAGTTATGGACTGAGCAATGGCAGCATTGGAGGTGTAGAAAACTACTTCAACAAGATCATGGGAATTGTAATCGGAATCTTCCTTCACATCTCCACCACCATCCTGTTTGAATCCAGTGTAGACCATAAGGTCAGTAAGCGGAAGATGATTGCGGTGTTATGCGGTGTAGGAATCGCCCTGATCGGTTATTTCTCGGCAGGCGGACATAGTCATTAAGCGGGGCGTTATCCCCGCATTTTATCCAGTAAATTATTTAAAAGCGTGGCTTCTTCCTGGGTCAGATTTTTGGAAACCGGTGCCGAAAGGTCAAGCTCTTCGTCCATCTTTTTCAATAGCGAGAGTCCTTTATCGCTGATCAGAATATCTACGGCCCGTTTATCGTTTGGATTTACTTTTTTGACGACCAGCTCTTTTTGAACCAGGCGCTCTGTAATCCTGGAAGCATCACACATCTTATCCAACATTCGCTCTTTCAGGAGGTTAATGGTAGAAGGTGCAGGATATTGACCCCTCAGAATCCTCAGAATATTGAATTGTTGCGGCGTGATTTCATAAGGTTGAATGACCTGCCTGAAATGTTCATTACACCAACTATAGGTAAACACTACATTTACAATCGCCTGCTGGTAAATGTTTTCAAATTTTGACGTTTTTGTTTCTTTCTGCAACTGCATCTCCAATCTTTTCATTAAGTATCGTTCTCTTCTTTTGGTTTGGTCTTCTTTTTACCAAATCCCCAGGGGCAATGTCTGCATTTATTCTTGCAACAATACCCTCTTTTCAAATGATAAGCTGCTGTGAAAACCATTAACCCATCTTCGTTAAGATAATAGTCTACCCCTTCTTCCATTTTAAGTAAGCAATTTAACTACCAAACTATTTTCATAATGGTTTTTTAATTGTAAACCATCCCCATGATTGGTCCAGACCTGCGTAGGCTTAACCTGCCCTATCGTATAAATGATGTCTTCCCAATCGGCATGATCAGAGACATACAACTGGATTTCATTGTTGTTCTGCAAGTGTTTCCATCCGGTCGCAAATACCCTGATCACATTGATCGCCCGGAAATAACTCCTGAATACCATCGGCGGCACAAGATAAACCATATTCGTTTGGTTGTTCTTCATCACCTTTCTGTCGTACATCTCATATTTACCCATGTCTATACCTTTCTGCTCATAAATCTTCACAAAAGGCATCATACTATGGTGTACCAATATCCGCTTTTCCGGACAATATTTATTCATCAGACTGATCAGACGCTGACATTTCCCCAAGGCATAAGCACCCAACATGATGTTACTTTGTGTCGCATTCAACTTCAGAATTTCTTCCTCCGCTGCAGGATGCCGGGTATTGGGATCTGCAAAAGTCGTCTCCGTGATCAGCACATCTGCCTGCACATATTCGATAGGCTCGCAGGTATCATCAGGTTGAAGCTTATAATCTCCGGTATACAGGTATTTAATCCCCTCATATTCCATCAGAATCATCGCAGATCCCAGGATATGCCCGGCAGGAATAAAGCTGATCTTCACACCGTTTAAAACGAATGTTTCCTCATAAGCTTTAAGGTGAAATTCGCCACCGGCAAATTTCTTATACCGGTGCTTCATAAAAAGTGCCGTAGCTTCCGTGCAATATACGTTCAGGTTTCCACCTATGGCATGGTCTCCATGGGCATGGGAAATCACCGCGTATTTTACAATTTCCTTAGGATCCAGATAAAAATCACCATATCTACAAAATAAACCTGTTTTTGTAGCAACTATAAAATCATCTAATATCATTAAGGAAGTATATTTAAAAATTGATGGTGAAGTTCCATCACTTGTATAATTAAAGAATCTGTTTCATTATTGCGGATCAGCATATCCGCCATTTTCGCCTTCTCCTCATCGGAGAGCTGTTTATCCATCCGGGCCTGAACTTGTTCTGCTGTTACCCCGTCACGTTGCATCACGCGTTGTAATTTGAGCGCTAAAGGGGCGACCACCAATACGTTCCGGTCGCACATCTGGTAAGAACCGCTTTCAAAAAGCAGGGCTGCTTCTTTCAGCACATAAGGCACCGTTGCCGGAATATCTTTTACCCAATGTTCAAATGCACGGAATACGGCAGGATGTACCAGCGCATTTAATTTCGCCAGTTCTTCGGCCTGATTAAAGACGATACCTGCAATATGTTTATTATTCAAACTGCCATCAGCAGCATAGCTTTCTGCTCCGAAAGCCGCTTTAACACCCGCAACCAGGATCGGATCGCTGACCATGATCTGCTTCGCTACTGCATCTGCATAAAAGACAGGAATGCCCAGGCTCCCGAACACCTTACACACCGTGGTCTTCCCACTTCCTATGCCTCCTGTTATTCCTATTTTTAACATTATTTTTCTATGATAAAATCAATTTTTGCTGGTTGTGACTGCACCAGCTTGCAATAATCCGGAAAGCGGATGAGCTTTACCCTCAGTTCATTGTGCTGAAAAATTTTCCACTCATTCATATCTACCACCGCCTCAATGAACTCCTCATTTACCTGCGTATATTTAGAAAGGGCAACCAATAGCGTAATCTTCACCTTTTTAGGGTAAAGTTTGACATTGTAATATTCTTTGTTATTGATGACTTTAACCGGAACCTCTATGACTTTTTCCGTGAATTCGTCGACCGGCAGTTTCACATCTACACTCGTCGGAAAGATGTTCACGTTCTTCATCTTATTTTGCATCATCGCTACCCTGGCCACTGTGGTCGCCTGGATTTTCTCTATTTTCAAAGTATCGGTATTCCATTCGTTGATGTTTCTAATGTCCTGCTCAGGGCCGGAAATGGTCACATAACTGGGATTGATCTGAATCTCATTCGAAACTCCATACTGTGGCATATAATGCAGGTTAGAGACCAGCTTTACAGGCACACGTTTCACCCTTCTTTCAGAAAAATCGAAGTAAAGGGTATCGGGTTTTACAGAAATGATCTTTTGAGAAGTCTCCAGTTGCCGGTTCACATTGAACAGCTGCTCAGAAAACAGCACAAAATTCCTGTTGTTTAGTTTTTCCAGACTGATGGAGATGGATTGAGGTTTAATCCGCAGACGGGCAAACAGCAACTGCCATCCCGTCCCTTCTACCTGTAAATCTACCGTGTCCGACTGCAAAGGATGGAAAGCTTTCTTCTGAGGGAAATTCCTATAGTCCAGCACCGTCTTTGCGGTATAGACATACTTGTTGTTCAAAGCCATGAACAGCCATGCACCAACTGCCAGGAACAGGCAGGTGACCAGCGCCAGAAAACGCTTTTGCTCTACTTTTGTGAGTTTGATGATTGGCATGGTGGTAAAGTAAACAAATATACTGAAATGCAAAAGCCGCACCAAACAAGGATGCGGCTTTTACCAGTATAGCTGAAAACCTATGCTTTAGGAGCGTCAGTTTTTGCAAGATCAACTTTAGGAGCTGCAGCTTTCGTTGCATCTAAAGAGATCGCAGTTTTATCAAAACGGATTTTAGTACCGCCTTCTACTTCGATTAAAAACGTAGTATCGTTCATATCAACGATTCTTCCGTGAATTCCGGCAGTAGTTACGATTTTATCACCTTTTTTCAAGTCTTCAACCAGTTTTTTATGGTCTTTTGCTTTTTTAACCTGCGGTCTGATCATAAAGAAATAAAATACGACCATGATTAAAACCATCGGTACCAGGGTACCTAGCATATTGCTGCCACCTGCTTGTAAGATTACTGTAGATATCATATTGTTGTTTATAAAATTTTTGTATTGCCTATTTTACTTCTTTAATCTCTCCGGTCAGGTGCAATTCTGCAACCGATGGATTGGCATTTGAAGTTACAGTGATCACCTTATCCTGCATTCCAAATTTACCATGGCTATCAAATACCACTTTAATCACTCCTTCTCCACCCGGTGGAATTGGCTCTTTAGGAGGTTCAGGAATCGTACAACCACAAGTCGCAGTAGCATTGCTGATGATCAGCGGGCTTTTACCTGTGTTTTTAAATTTGTAGCTATAATTCACTTTTTCTCCCGGAGCTATTTTACCAAAGTTATAGATTCCGCTATCGAAGGTGATTACAGGCGCATCTGCTGCTGCAACAGGATTTGCTGAAGCTTCAGTTGTCGCTGTTGAACCTGTAACTGCAGTATTTTCTGCAGGAGTTTTTGCTGTGTTTTGCTGGCATGATGCAAATGTCATCGCTGCAATTGCCAATAACAAGATTTGTTTCATAATCGTTATTCTTCTATAAGTCCGCGACCGATTTTATGGATGCTGTCTGTCCTTTTCAGGTCACCTAAAATTTTGTCCAAGATACCGTTAATAAATGAATTACTTTTCGGAGTACTGTAATCTTTTGATAGATCCAGGTATTCATTAATCGTTACCTTAACTGGTATAGATGGGAAGTTTAACAGTTCACAGATGGCCATTTTCATCAAAATGGTATCCATTAAAGCAATCCTTTCCGATTCCCAGTTTTTAGTACGCTCTGCGATCAGGTCCTGATATTCCTTGTTGTTTTTCAAGGTATAAACAAAAAGGTCTTCGACAAACTTCTTATCTTCATCCCAATCCTGACTGATTGGCGTCAGTTTATTTTTACGTGGATCTTCAGAGGTGAAATTCTTCAAAGTCTTGGCCACCATTCCCTGCATCACTTCTTTATCTACAGACCAGTTGATAAACTTATCTTCAAAAGCCTGAATGATGTTGTGGCTTTTCAAAATAATCTTTCTGAAAATGTATTTGATAATGGTTTTGGATTCCTCCAGGCTGTTGTCCTCATCGGCAAGGTAAGCCAGGTATTCAGGAGTGGTTTTCAAGGTATTGAAAATACCTTTTACAAATTCCGGGTCAGACAACCAGTTGATCTGGTATTTGTTAACCATGTCAATAAAGGCCGGGTTCTCTTTCAATGTAACCGCAAACTTATTGTGGAGCAGTTTCATGTTTGGATTGAGATCCTCTGCTGTAGGCAAATGTTTATTTGACCTTTCTGTAGCATCCGTGCTAGTGTATTCCGTGACCTCAACAAGGAGCGAAAGCATCCAGATGTACATTTCGTACACGCTGTCAATACTCTGCATTAATGCTTTCTTTGAAGAAGCTAAATCTCTCTTGTCTGTCATCTGCCATGCAAAAATATTCTGCAAAGCTTTAATTCTTAAGTGCCTTCTGTTTAACATGAATGTAAGAACGAGTGGTAAATTACCGGTTTATTAAAATTGTTTATTAAAATGATGATTTTATTTTTTTGATGTCGATGATTCTTTGTTCAGCAATGCGGTTCGCAGCCCATATCGTTGGGATGTTGTCTTTCTTAGACATTTTAATCACGTCGCGCGTGGCATTGTAAATGTTCTCTGTCAGCTGTATCGTCCGTTTCTTTCCGAAACCGGTTAATTCAGAATAACAGCTGATTAATCCGCCGGCATTGATCAGGTAATCGGGCGCAAATAAGATTCCTTTATCCAATAACAGTTTACCGTGTGTCTGCTCATCTGCCAATTGATTATTTGCAGAACCTGCGATAATCGCAAACTTCATTTTAGGAATGGTCTTATCATTTACGGTAGCTCCTAAGGCACATGGTGCATAAATATCTGCATCAATTCCAAAGATTTTATCCGCAGCAATAGGTTTCGCTTTATAAGTACGTGCTACATGTTGTAACCGTTCTTCATTGATGTCACTGATGTATACTTCTACATTTTCAGCCCTCAACAACTCTACCAGGTGCTCTCCTACATTTCCTATCCCCTGCACTACTACCGAGCGTCCTGCCAGCATATCTGTTCCAAATACTTCCTTTACACAAGCTTTAATCCCAAGGAATACGCCTTTTGCAGTATGTGGTGCCGGGTTACCTGCCCCACCTAAAGATTCAGGAACTCCGGTAACATGACCTGTTTCCATACGGATATACTCCATATCTTTTGTGGTCGTTCCCAGATCTTCTGCAGTAATGAACTCTCCATTCAGGTTTTTGATGAACCTTCCGTAGCTGCGCATCATCGCTTCCGATTTTCCTTTTCTGGAATCCCCGATAATTACGGCTTTACCACCGCCAATATTCAGGCCTGTGATCGCAGCTTTATAGGTCATTCCTCTCGATAATCTGAGTACATCTTCCAATGCTTCAGCCTCTGTAACGTAATTCCACATGCGTGTTCCGCCTAAAGCCGGACCAAGCGTGGTATCATGAATGGCTATAATTGCCTTCAAGCCAGTATCGGGATCATTGCAAAAAACGACCTTTTTATGCCCTGCGGCACTTAATTGGTCTAAAACTGAATTCACAAGAGAACTATTATCAGGCATATAATTTTGTTTATCAGATATGTCGCAAAACTAGCATAAAAAAAACATTATTTACACTGTTTTAACCAAAGTCTTAAAAAAAATTACCTTCATTTGGCTAACTTTACCAACTCATGAAACACCTTAGATTCTTAAACAAATACTTCTATAAATATAAATGGTGGATTATTCCGGGGGTATTTTTTGTAATCATCTCCAATATCTTTGGTGTAATCCCCGCTCAGGTTATCGGGCATGCCTTTAATCTAATTACAGAAAATATACAGATCTATGGCTTGTTCGAAGGTTTCGAACGCCGCAGCATCATCTATGACATCTTCAGCACCAGCCTGTTTTATTTCGGTTTATTGGTGCTGGTCCTTTATTTAATGAGGGGTCTCTTTTTGTTTTTCATGCGTCAGACGATTATTTTAATGTCAAGACATATAGAATATGACATGAAAAATGAGATCTACGCCCATTATCAGGAACTGAGCCTCGGTTTTTACCGGAGAAACAATACCGGCGATTTGATGAACCGTGCAACCGAGGATGTCAACAGGGTCCGCATGTATGTAGGTCCGGCAATCATGTATACGATCAATACGGCAGTACTCTTTATACTGGTGATCTATGCCATGTTCTCGGTCAACAGTACACTAGCGATTTTCTCCTTGCTTCCTTTACCAGTTCTGGTCGTCATCATTTATTTTGTCAACACCCTGATCAATAAAAGAAGTGAACAGATCCAGGAACAACTTTCCAGGCTGAGTAGTTTTGTTCAGGAAAGATTCTCCGGAATCCGCGTCATTAAATCATATGTAAGGGAAAGCCATACCAAAGATGTATTTGCAGCGGAGAGCCAGGGTTATAAAGACAATGCTATGGGGCTGGTAAAAGTCCAGGCCTTATTTTATCCAACCATGTTGTTACTCGTTGGACTGAGTACCATCCTTACCGTTTATATTGGCGGGAAACAGGTGATCGAAGGATCGATCAGTGCGGGAAACATTGCGGAGTTTATCGTATATGTAAATCAGCTGACCTTTCCGGTATCGATGCTGGGTTGGGTAACGACCCTGATCCAACGCGCTTCCGCTTCTCAGAAAAGGATCAATGAGTTCCTGCAGCTGCAACCGGACATCACTTCCGGCAGCAGCGAAATTGTTCCTCTAAACGGAAATATTAGTTTTGAAAATGTAAGTTTTACCTATCCCGATACCGGAATCCAGGCTTTAAAGGACATTAGCTTTGAGATCGAACAAGGTCAGTTTGTCGCCATTATTGGCCGCACAGGCTCTGGAAAATCAACACTTGCCAACCTGTTGATGCGCATGTACGATGTAGATCAGGGGAAAATAAAAATGGACGGAACCGCGATTGGCCAGCTGAACCTGCAGCATTACCGCAGTCAGTTTGGGTTTGTGCCTCAGGAAGTTTTCCTGTTCTCCGATACGATCAGAAATAACATTGCCTTCGGACTGGATCAGGTAACAGAGGAAGAAGTGATAGATGCGGCCAAAAATGCAGCAGTGTATCAAAACATCATCAATTTCGACCTTAAATTTGAAACCATGCTTGGGGAAAGAGGAATCACCCTTTCCGGTGGCCAAAAGCAACGGGTATCCATCGCCCGTGCCTTAATTAAAGAACCTAAAGTCCTGATCTTCGACGATTGTCTTTCCGCAGTAGACACCCGTACAGAAGAAGAGATTCTGAATAACCTGGGAAGAGTGATGAAAGGAAAAACAAGTATTCTCATTGCTCACCGGATATCAACGATTAAAAATGCCAATAAAATCCTTGTTTTGGACGATGGCAGGATCATTGAACAAGGTACACATAGAGATTTACTCCAATTGGGAGGTGCTTATGCTGAAATGTATCAAAATCAATTGCTGGAAGAGGAGACTTCTGGTAATTCTCCGCTGACATAAGGACTTAGAAAAATGAAAACACTCATTTTAGGGTCCTCAGTAGCACAAAAAGCAATAAAATAACG comes from the Pedobacter sp. FW305-3-2-15-E-R2A2 genome and includes:
- a CDS encoding ZIP family metal transporter, whose protein sequence is MEVWKLFILFFSAFLGGSAIFLVKSDKSQLLKLILSFSGAYLFAITVLHLIPDAYSGPDHAEIGIFILIGFLLQILLEQFSEGVEHGHIHKHGDSKAFPYGIMISLCLHAFLEGMPLAKDPHNALIFGISLHHIPAAFALASILMQSKFNRSNVLFYISIFAIMAPLGFYVSYGLSNGSIGGVENYFNKIMGIVIGIFLHISTTILFESSVDHKVSKRKMIAVLCGVGIALIGYFSAGGHSH
- a CDS encoding MarR family transcriptional regulator, with amino-acid sequence MKRLEMQLQKETKTSKFENIYQQAIVNVVFTYSWCNEHFRQVIQPYEITPQQFNILRILRGQYPAPSTINLLKERMLDKMCDASRITERLVQKELVVKKVNPNDKRAVDILISDKGLSLLKKMDEELDLSAPVSKNLTQEEATLLNNLLDKMRG
- a CDS encoding DUF5522 domain-containing protein, which gives rise to MEEGVDYYLNEDGLMVFTAAYHLKRGYCCKNKCRHCPWGFGKKKTKPKEENDT
- a CDS encoding exonuclease yields the protein MILDDFIVATKTGLFCRYGDFYLDPKEIVKYAVISHAHGDHAIGGNLNVYCTEATALFMKHRYKKFAGGEFHLKAYEETFVLNGVKISFIPAGHILGSAMILMEYEGIKYLYTGDYKLQPDDTCEPIEYVQADVLITETTFADPNTRHPAAEEEILKLNATQSNIMLGAYALGKCQRLISLMNKYCPEKRILVHHSMMPFVKIYEQKGIDMGKYEMYDRKVMKNNQTNMVYLVPPMVFRSYFRAINVIRVFATGWKHLQNNNEIQLYVSDHADWEDIIYTIGQVKPTQVWTNHGDGLQLKNHYENSLVVKLLT
- the coaE gene encoding dephospho-CoA kinase (Dephospho-CoA kinase (CoaE) performs the final step in coenzyme A biosynthesis.), coding for MLKIGITGGIGSGKTTVCKVFGSLGIPVFYADAVAKQIMVSDPILVAGVKAAFGAESYAADGSLNNKHIAGIVFNQAEELAKLNALVHPAVFRAFEHWVKDIPATVPYVLKEAALLFESGSYQMCDRNVLVVAPLALKLQRVMQRDGVTAEQVQARMDKQLSDEEKAKMADMLIRNNETDSLIIQVMELHHQFLNILP
- a CDS encoding CdaR family protein, producing MPIIKLTKVEQKRFLALVTCLFLAVGAWLFMALNNKYVYTAKTVLDYRNFPQKKAFHPLQSDTVDLQVEGTGWQLLFARLRIKPQSISISLEKLNNRNFVLFSEQLFNVNRQLETSQKIISVKPDTLYFDFSERRVKRVPVKLVSNLHYMPQYGVSNEIQINPSYVTISGPEQDIRNINEWNTDTLKIEKIQATTVARVAMMQNKMKNVNIFPTSVDVKLPVDEFTEKVIEVPVKVINNKEYYNVKLYPKKVKITLLVALSKYTQVNEEFIEAVVDMNEWKIFQHNELRVKLIRFPDYCKLVQSQPAKIDFIIEK
- the yajC gene encoding preprotein translocase subunit YajC; this translates as MISTVILQAGGSNMLGTLVPMVLIMVVFYFFMIRPQVKKAKDHKKLVEDLKKGDKIVTTAGIHGRIVDMNDTTFLIEVEGGTKIRFDKTAISLDATKAAAPKVDLAKTDAPKA
- a CDS encoding DUF1573 domain-containing protein — translated: MKQILLLAIAAMTFASCQQNTAKTPAENTAVTGSTATTEASANPVAAADAPVITFDSGIYNFGKIAPGEKVNYSYKFKNTGKSPLIISNATATCGCTIPEPPKEPIPPGGEGVIKVVFDSHGKFGMQDKVITVTSNANPSVAELHLTGEIKEVK
- the nusB gene encoding transcription antitermination factor NusB, coding for MLNRRHLRIKALQNIFAWQMTDKRDLASSKKALMQSIDSVYEMYIWMLSLLVEVTEYTSTDATERSNKHLPTAEDLNPNMKLLHNKFAVTLKENPAFIDMVNKYQINWLSDPEFVKGIFNTLKTTPEYLAYLADEDNSLEESKTIIKYIFRKIILKSHNIIQAFEDKFINWSVDKEVMQGMVAKTLKNFTSEDPRKNKLTPISQDWDEDKKFVEDLFVYTLKNNKEYQDLIAERTKNWESERIALMDTILMKMAICELLNFPSIPVKVTINEYLDLSKDYSTPKSNSFINGILDKILGDLKRTDSIHKIGRGLIEE
- a CDS encoding Glu/Leu/Phe/Val dehydrogenase → MPDNSSLVNSVLDQLSAAGHKKVVFCNDPDTGLKAIIAIHDTTLGPALGGTRMWNYVTEAEALEDVLRLSRGMTYKAAITGLNIGGGKAVIIGDSRKGKSEAMMRSYGRFIKNLNGEFITAEDLGTTTKDMEYIRMETGHVTGVPESLGGAGNPAPHTAKGVFLGIKACVKEVFGTDMLAGRSVVVQGIGNVGEHLVELLRAENVEVYISDINEERLQHVARTYKAKPIAADKIFGIDADIYAPCALGATVNDKTIPKMKFAIIAGSANNQLADEQTHGKLLLDKGILFAPDYLINAGGLISCYSELTGFGKKRTIQLTENIYNATRDVIKMSKKDNIPTIWAANRIAEQRIIDIKKIKSSF
- a CDS encoding ABC transporter ATP-binding protein, encoding MKHLRFLNKYFYKYKWWIIPGVFFVIISNIFGVIPAQVIGHAFNLITENIQIYGLFEGFERRSIIYDIFSTSLFYFGLLVLVLYLMRGLFLFFMRQTIILMSRHIEYDMKNEIYAHYQELSLGFYRRNNTGDLMNRATEDVNRVRMYVGPAIMYTINTAVLFILVIYAMFSVNSTLAIFSLLPLPVLVVIIYFVNTLINKRSEQIQEQLSRLSSFVQERFSGIRVIKSYVRESHTKDVFAAESQGYKDNAMGLVKVQALFYPTMLLLVGLSTILTVYIGGKQVIEGSISAGNIAEFIVYVNQLTFPVSMLGWVTTLIQRASASQKRINEFLQLQPDITSGSSEIVPLNGNISFENVSFTYPDTGIQALKDISFEIEQGQFVAIIGRTGSGKSTLANLLMRMYDVDQGKIKMDGTAIGQLNLQHYRSQFGFVPQEVFLFSDTIRNNIAFGLDQVTEEEVIDAAKNAAVYQNIINFDLKFETMLGERGITLSGGQKQRVSIARALIKEPKVLIFDDCLSAVDTRTEEEILNNLGRVMKGKTSILIAHRISTIKNANKILVLDDGRIIEQGTHRDLLQLGGAYAEMYQNQLLEEETSGNSPLT